The Pirellulales bacterium DNA window ATTCTCCGAACGGCGGCCCGAAAGCGTGTGGGTGCGGCGGTCGTACTGATAGTAGTCGTCGGCCAACGACGTGACGTGAATCAGCCCTTCCGCCGGCAATTCGATGCCTTGAGCGAACAGCCCGAACTGCTCGACGCCGGTGATCACGGCGTCCATTTCCTCGCCGATGCGCCCGCTGAGATAATTGAGCAACTTGACCTTGGTCAGTTCTCGCTCGGCCTCTTCCGCCCGTTGCTCGCGCTCCGAACAATGTTCGCCGAGCACGGCCAATTCCGAGAAGTCGTTGCGCGGCTTGCCGCCTCGCAGCAGCAGCTCCAGCAGCCGATGAATCGTCAGGTCGGGATAGCGGCGGATGGGCGACGTGAAGTGACAATAACAGTCGCTGGCCAAAGCGAAATGGCCTTCTTCTTCGGGGCTGTAGACGGCGCGCTGCAAACTGCGCAGCACGGCGTAGTTCACGGCCTGTTGCTCGGGCTGACCGAGCACCTCTCGCAGCAGCTTTTGCAGCTCGAAGCGGCTTTGCAGGCTTTCCGTCGGATGCCCCAACGCCGACACGAACTCGGTGAGCGCCGTCAACTTGCGCGGATCGGGCGAGTGATGAACGCGGCGCAGAAAGTGCCACTCGGCCTCCTTCAGCCGCCGGGCGACCGCCTCGTTGGCCGACAGCATGAACGCTTCGATCATCTGGTGGCTCTCGGTGTTCACCACCTTGTGGGCCCCGACCACGCGGCCGTGGCGGTCGAGATCGACCTTGATCTCGTTCATCGAAAGCTCCAGCGCGCCGCGGGCCAAGCGGCGGCGGCGGAGCGTCATCGCCAGCTCGTGCATCCGGCCGACCAAGGCGTGGACTTCGGGAGTCAGCCGCCCTTGCCAGGCCTCCGGATCGGCCAGGTATTCGTCGATCTCTTCATAGCTGAAGCGCCGCTTGCTCTTGATCGCCGCCGTATGAAACTCGCTCGCCACCGGTACGCCGTCGGCCGTGAACTCCAGCAAGGCGGTCTTCGTGTAGCGGACGCGGTCGGGTTGCAGGCTCGCCAGGCCGTTGGAGATGATTTCGGGCAACATCGGCACGACGCGATCGGGCAGGTAAACGCTCGTGCCGCGCTGATACGCTTCGCGATCGAGCGGCGTGCCCGGCCGAACGAAGTGCGAAACGTCGGCGATGTGGACGCCCAGCGTCCAATGCCCGTTCGGTTCGCGGCGCAGCGAAATGGCGTCGTCGAAATCGCGCGCATCGACGGGGTCGATGGTGATGATCGTCTCGGCGGTCAGGTCGAGCCGGCCGGAGAGGTCCGTCTCGTCGAAGCGGTCGGCCTCTTGCCGCGCGGCCTCCAAGGTGTCTTCGGCAAAGGCTTCGGGCAGACTGTATTCGCGGAGGATCGAAAGGGTGTCGATGCCCGGTTCGCCGCGCGGCCCCAACACTTCGGTAATCACGCCTTCGCCGTCGTGAACGTGCGTGGGAAAGCGGACCATCTCGAACACGACTTTGTCGTCGGGCTGGGCGTTTTTGGCGCCCGGATCGCCCACGGAAATGGGCCGGGCGAAGAGCGTGCCGTCGACCTGCACCCAACCGCCGCCGCCCCGCTCGAAATAGACGCCCACAAACTGGTGCGTCTCGCGTTCGATGATTTCCGTGACCACGCCGCGGAAGGCGCGCTCTCGGTCGCGTCCCCGCATGACCCGCACCAGCACGACGTCGCCGCTGGCGGCGTCGCCCGCGTCGCTGGCCGCGACGTAAATATCCTGTTCGCGTCCCTGGCCGGGCAGCGTGCCGGCCGGCCGCACGAACCCGAAGCCGGCCTGATTGCGGCGAAAGACGCCCGTGATGTGCCCGTCAGCCGCCTTGCGCTTTTCACCCGTCGGCGCCGCGCCCATCGACGGCAGGATGCGGTGCT harbors:
- the rnr gene encoding ribonuclease R — translated: MADPAQDLAKELLDFVNRPNYRPAKPRQIAKKLNLPESRLRELKRLIKDLVKQGKLSYADKHRILPSMGAAPTGEKRKAADGHITGVFRRNQAGFGFVRPAGTLPGQGREQDIYVAASDAGDAASGDVVLVRVMRGRDRERAFRGVVTEIIERETHQFVGVYFERGGGGWVQVDGTLFARPISVGDPGAKNAQPDDKVVFEMVRFPTHVHDGEGVITEVLGPRGEPGIDTLSILREYSLPEAFAEDTLEAARQEADRFDETDLSGRLDLTAETIITIDPVDARDFDDAISLRREPNGHWTLGVHIADVSHFVRPGTPLDREAYQRGTSVYLPDRVVPMLPEIISNGLASLQPDRVRYTKTALLEFTADGVPVASEFHTAAIKSKRRFSYEEIDEYLADPEAWQGRLTPEVHALVGRMHELAMTLRRRRLARGALELSMNEIKVDLDRHGRVVGAHKVVNTESHQMIEAFMLSANEAVARRLKEAEWHFLRRVHHSPDPRKLTALTEFVSALGHPTESLQSRFELQKLLREVLGQPEQQAVNYAVLRSLQRAVYSPEEEGHFALASDCYCHFTSPIRRYPDLTIHRLLELLLRGGKPRNDFSELAVLGEHCSEREQRAEEAERELTKVKLLNYLSGRIGEEMDAVITGVEQFGLFAQGIELPAEGLIHVTSLADDYYQYDRRTHTLSGRRSENQFRLGDRVRVVVAQVDVDRRELDFRLVARRGHVGEDGEAGQGHDSSKPRRRSAADRGGSQQTRPGKRPTKPEAGKKGKRRR